The following are encoded in a window of Clostridium thermarum genomic DNA:
- a CDS encoding methyl-accepting chemotaxis protein, translating into MKKISTKIVTLSVVNSLIVAAINVASTFFNTGGDPKLAMDAQGVGVPAVQSVPKSGLHLPPISVLVGLGISLVIGVIMAYIVGKIISKPIVMVTEITKRTAKLDLVDDKSFDEALKYKDETGAMAAALRDTRQALREMVSKLKYISATATTHSNELAKATDENVKTITQVVATIGELAEGNSNQAKTVNNISATMSEVTSLISDITEEASSGAQNAVKSLTSIKEGEEAVNMQAKKMEESVSISKEVDVSVNELSRMIEQVADIINVITSIADQTNLLALNAAIEAARAGETGRGFAVVADEIRKLAEETSSAAKEITDIINQTTEKTSLAVSNINKAALVVDEQRDALKVTQQVFNKIKTSYDSIVNIFKKTAAAMETINEKSMEIFKHTQDVSATAEEFAASTEQISSAGQEQLASTEMIAQSTKGLYALAEELSLEIDKFKV; encoded by the coding sequence ATGAAAAAAATATCTACTAAGATTGTTACCTTATCCGTGGTAAATTCCTTGATAGTGGCAGCAATAAATGTTGCTTCAACCTTTTTTAATACCGGTGGGGACCCAAAACTGGCTATGGATGCACAAGGTGTGGGAGTACCGGCAGTTCAATCTGTTCCCAAAAGCGGCCTTCACCTTCCGCCAATTTCTGTTTTAGTAGGACTTGGCATATCATTGGTAATTGGCGTTATTATGGCCTATATTGTTGGTAAGATTATTTCTAAACCCATCGTAATGGTAACTGAAATCACCAAGAGAACTGCCAAGCTTGATTTGGTAGATGATAAATCCTTTGATGAAGCTCTAAAATATAAGGATGAAACAGGAGCTATGGCAGCGGCACTAAGAGATACTAGACAAGCTTTAAGAGAAATGGTATCTAAGCTTAAGTATATTTCAGCCACAGCCACTACACATTCCAATGAGCTTGCAAAGGCTACTGATGAGAATGTGAAGACAATTACTCAAGTAGTGGCTACCATTGGTGAATTAGCAGAGGGAAATAGTAATCAGGCAAAAACAGTTAATAATATTAGTGCAACAATGTCAGAAGTAACATCACTTATAAGTGACATAACAGAGGAAGCTTCAAGTGGAGCACAGAATGCAGTTAAATCACTGACTTCGATTAAAGAGGGTGAGGAAGCAGTTAATATGCAGGCTAAAAAGATGGAGGAAAGTGTTTCAATCTCCAAAGAAGTGGATGTATCTGTAAATGAACTAAGTAGGATGATAGAACAGGTAGCGGACATCATTAACGTCATCACCTCTATAGCTGATCAAACTAATCTGTTGGCCCTCAATGCAGCAATAGAAGCAGCCAGGGCAGGGGAAACCGGAAGAGGTTTTGCAGTAGTGGCGGATGAAATTAGGAAACTGGCAGAGGAAACTTCAAGTGCAGCAAAAGAAATTACAGACATAATTAATCAAACTACAGAAAAAACAAGCTTGGCTGTATCAAATATTAACAAGGCAGCTTTAGTGGTTGATGAACAAAGAGATGCCTTAAAGGTTACTCAGCAGGTATTTAACAAAATAAAAACTTCCTATGACAGCATAGTTAACATCTTTAAGAAAACCGCAGCGGCAATGGAAACTATCAATGAAAAGTCAATGGAAATATTCAAGCATACACAGGATGTGTCTGCAACGGCAGAAGAATTTGCTGCAAGTACCGAGCAAATTTCCTCAGCAGGCCAGGAGCAGCTTGCTTCCACAGAAATGATAGCTCAATCCACAAAAGGCTTGTATGCCTTGGCAGAAGAACTGAGTTTAGAAATTGACAAATTTAAAGTCTGA
- a CDS encoding helix-turn-helix transcriptional regulator has translation MEEDITADDLAEKLYLSKFHLSREFKKHTFTTIHMYIVQKKLIDAKELILIKRSVTDVYRRCGFGDYSNFFRAFKNIYFLRLAFFAKLERSMYHQLAYIFGNILKVIQMF, from the coding sequence TTGGAGGAAGATATTACTGCTGATGACTTAGCAGAAAAGTTATATCTAAGCAAATTTCATCTTTCCAGGGAATTTAAAAAACACACATTTACTACTATTCACATGTATATAGTGCAAAAAAAGCTCATTGATGCAAAAGAGCTGATACTTATCAAGAGGTCTGTCACGGATGTTTATAGGCGGTGCGGCTTTGGAGACTATTCGAATTTTTTTAGGGCCTTCAAAAATATATATTTCTTAAGATTAGCTTTTTTTGCGAAGTTAGAAAGGTCTATGTATCATCAGCTTGCTTATATTTTTGGCAATATTCTTAAAGTTATCCAAATGTTTTAG
- a CDS encoding IclR family transcriptional regulator: MSEKINNSNMVQSIERAIDILDYLAQHPKGCGIGELSKNLALSKSTIHRIITTLKHKEYVTQNMENEKYQLGMKVLSLSSSIVNNMDFIDIAKPYINDFANKVGEVIHLTIPDESFTNIIYVDKVTPENSGRAITMSSNIGKKAPIYCTASGKLLLSQHTDDKIRALLKDVSFVKYTENTINSIDVLIDEIHEIRKNQYAFDNVEYDNGVICMAVPIYDKANKIIAAISLSTVTLFNTKDDLLKHLDNFKNIAKNISKLMIHRPF; this comes from the coding sequence ATGTCTGAGAAGATAAACAATTCGAATATGGTTCAGTCAATAGAACGGGCTATAGACATACTTGATTATTTGGCACAGCACCCAAAGGGCTGCGGAATTGGAGAACTATCTAAAAATTTAGCCCTAAGCAAAAGTACTATCCATCGAATAATAACAACTTTGAAGCATAAGGAATATGTCACTCAAAATATGGAAAATGAAAAGTATCAGCTTGGAATGAAGGTACTTAGCTTATCATCTTCCATAGTCAACAACATGGACTTCATAGACATAGCCAAGCCATATATAAATGATTTTGCAAATAAAGTCGGTGAAGTTATTCATCTTACTATCCCCGATGAATCATTTACCAATATAATCTATGTAGATAAGGTAACACCTGAAAACTCCGGCAGAGCTATAACAATGTCCTCAAACATAGGAAAAAAGGCCCCAATTTATTGTACCGCTTCCGGAAAACTATTATTGTCTCAACATACTGATGATAAAATAAGAGCCCTTTTGAAGGATGTTTCCTTTGTTAAGTACACTGAAAATACTATAAACAGTATAGATGTTTTAATAGATGAAATCCATGAGATCAGAAAAAATCAATATGCCTTTGACAATGTTGAATATGATAACGGAGTTATATGCATGGCAGTTCCAATTTATGATAAAGCCAATAAAATCATTGCGGCCATTAGTCTTTCAACGGTAACGCTTTTTAACACCAAAGATGATTTACTAAAACATTTGGATAACTTTAAGAATATTGCCAAAAATATAAGCAAGCTGATGATACATAGACCTTTCTAA
- a CDS encoding sugar kinase, with amino-acid sequence MRDVITIGDAMIAMVPQQKGPIIFCNTFDRKVGGAELNVAIGCARLGLNAGWISRLGNDDFGKYIIKVARGEGIDTSEVKLVDGYPTSVYFREVLADGSSRSFYYREKSPTSTMKAADLNEEYFRNAKVLHITGVFPSISINNREIILEAVKLAKKNKLIISFDPNIRLKMWTKEEATDYINQILTYVDILLIGDEEICILLGEISIEEAIKTFHKKGIEKVIVKKGAKGAVGSDGINVYEVAAIKPKALVDTVGAGDGFAAGFLTAMLKGESLENCVKFANAVGSLVVGVEGDNEGLPYYEDVLEHLGQLKKIER; translated from the coding sequence ATGAGAGATGTCATTACAATAGGGGATGCCATGATTGCAATGGTACCTCAACAAAAAGGACCAATTATATTTTGTAATACCTTTGACAGAAAGGTTGGGGGAGCAGAATTAAATGTTGCTATTGGCTGTGCAAGATTGGGTTTGAATGCCGGTTGGATAAGCAGATTGGGCAATGATGATTTTGGAAAATATATAATAAAAGTAGCAAGAGGAGAGGGGATTGATACTTCAGAAGTTAAACTTGTGGATGGATATCCAACCTCAGTATACTTTAGAGAAGTTTTAGCGGATGGATCCAGCAGGTCTTTTTACTACAGAGAAAAATCTCCGACAAGTACTATGAAGGCAGCAGACTTAAATGAGGAATATTTCAGAAATGCAAAAGTACTTCATATTACCGGAGTGTTTCCATCCATTAGCATTAACAATAGAGAAATAATATTAGAAGCAGTTAAGCTGGCAAAGAAAAATAAGCTAATTATATCCTTTGACCCTAATATAAGACTAAAGATGTGGACTAAGGAAGAGGCAACAGACTACATAAATCAAATTTTGACTTATGTAGATATTCTTTTAATAGGTGATGAAGAGATTTGCATCTTATTAGGAGAAATTAGCATTGAGGAGGCAATAAAAACCTTCCATAAGAAAGGTATAGAGAAGGTCATTGTTAAAAAAGGAGCCAAAGGTGCAGTTGGTTCCGATGGAATAAATGTTTATGAAGTAGCTGCCATAAAACCAAAGGCCTTGGTTGATACCGTAGGAGCAGGGGATGGATTTGCAGCGGGATTCTTGACAGCAATGCTTAAGGGTGAATCCTTAGAGAATTGCGTTAAGTTTGCAAATGCAGTGGGATCACTGGTAGTGGGGGTTGAAGGTGATAATGAAGGCTTGCCCTACTATGAGGATGTACTGGAACATTTAGGCCAGTTAAAAAAGATAGAAAGATAA
- a CDS encoding sulfite exporter TauE/SafE family protein: MGIRRDKIKVYEMTCTSCENRVERAIKSLDGVVNAMANYSGEFAVVEYDDEFCDLDKIKEAVRKAGYSVQSSNDYKFIGILIAVAAVVLLGLKTSGFDMEEKLSNASYAVLFVVGVLTSIHCVGMCGGIMLSQSLSKESTSRLEAMMPAFQYNLGRVVSYTLLGGLVGALGSVFSLSIAAKAALQIFAGAFMLVMGFNMAGFKVFRKFSIKLPHSVCKVKNSSNSSFVVGLFNGLMPCGPLQTMQLFALGTGSAIKGALSMFMFSIGTVPLMLTFGALSGLLSKGYTKKILKLSGVLIIFLGIIMGNRGFTLMGINLNPFKAIANSSKDLLNGNSTDSLNSNVAKATIKDGVQEIVMTAGNGGYMPNAFYVQKGIPVRWIIKGEKLNSCNNAIIVPSLNLELKLKKGENVVKEFIPGDKDINFSCWMGMITGVIKVVDKLDTVDTSVEDPSIPPASSVPGCCSVPLEEEDEPASTSIYGNDLTIIPTTVLVNKATVTEKEQAAQFNGYGNVFQPLIVVTGSSNKTKLTFDLSAFDVVDGEYVIADVLTGEKVATFIGKNGINEVEFNAPKAGGYGIWYGDYLLGVIEVVNDLESVDLEDIRNTYIN, translated from the coding sequence ATGGGGATTAGAAGAGATAAGATAAAAGTGTACGAAATGACCTGTACATCTTGTGAAAATCGAGTAGAAAGAGCTATCAAAAGTTTGGATGGCGTAGTAAATGCCATGGCAAATTACAGTGGAGAATTTGCTGTGGTTGAATACGATGACGAATTCTGTGATTTAGATAAGATTAAAGAAGCAGTGAGAAAAGCTGGGTACTCCGTTCAAAGTTCCAATGATTATAAATTTATAGGCATACTTATTGCAGTGGCAGCTGTAGTATTGCTAGGCTTGAAGACAAGCGGCTTTGATATGGAAGAAAAGTTAAGCAATGCTTCCTATGCTGTCCTCTTTGTTGTTGGAGTACTTACATCCATTCACTGTGTGGGCATGTGCGGCGGTATAATGCTTTCACAGAGCCTATCAAAAGAAAGTACAAGCCGATTGGAAGCAATGATGCCTGCTTTTCAATATAATTTAGGAAGAGTTGTGTCTTACACCCTTCTTGGTGGGCTGGTTGGCGCTCTCGGTTCAGTTTTTTCACTTTCAATTGCAGCAAAAGCTGCTCTGCAAATATTTGCCGGTGCCTTTATGCTAGTAATGGGTTTTAACATGGCTGGTTTTAAAGTCTTTAGAAAATTTTCGATAAAACTTCCTCATTCTGTATGCAAGGTTAAAAACAGTTCAAATTCATCTTTTGTGGTTGGTCTGTTTAATGGACTTATGCCCTGTGGTCCACTGCAGACTATGCAACTTTTCGCTTTAGGTACGGGCAGTGCCATTAAGGGAGCCTTATCAATGTTCATGTTCTCTATTGGAACTGTGCCCTTGATGTTAACCTTCGGAGCCCTTTCCGGCCTATTAAGTAAAGGTTACACAAAAAAGATACTTAAGCTTAGCGGAGTACTTATCATCTTTCTAGGGATAATCATGGGAAACAGAGGCTTCACATTGATGGGCATAAATTTAAATCCTTTTAAAGCAATTGCCAATAGTTCTAAAGATTTATTAAATGGAAATTCCACCGATTCACTAAATAGCAATGTGGCTAAAGCTACTATAAAAGATGGTGTTCAGGAAATCGTAATGACCGCCGGCAACGGAGGCTATATGCCTAATGCCTTCTATGTTCAAAAAGGCATACCGGTGAGATGGATAATTAAAGGTGAAAAGCTGAATTCCTGTAATAATGCCATAATAGTCCCCTCATTAAACCTAGAGTTAAAATTAAAAAAAGGTGAAAATGTAGTAAAAGAATTTATTCCCGGTGACAAAGACATTAACTTCAGCTGTTGGATGGGCATGATAACAGGTGTGATTAAAGTAGTAGATAAGCTTGATACAGTAGATACATCCGTGGAGGATCCTTCAATTCCTCCTGCAAGTTCAGTTCCAGGTTGTTGTTCAGTTCCTCTGGAGGAAGAGGATGAGCCGGCTTCAACCAGCATATATGGTAATGACTTAACAATCATACCAACTACAGTATTGGTTAACAAAGCCACTGTAACCGAAAAAGAGCAGGCAGCACAGTTTAACGGATATGGCAATGTGTTTCAACCCCTGATAGTAGTCACCGGCAGTAGTAATAAAACTAAGTTAACCTTTGATCTATCAGCCTTTGATGTTGTTGATGGTGAATATGTAATTGCAGATGTTCTCACAGGAGAAAAAGTTGCTACCTTTATAGGCAAAAATGGAATTAATGAGGTGGAATTCAATGCTCCAAAAGCCGGAGGTTATGGTATTTGGTACGGAGACTATCTGCTGGGTGTCATTGAAGTGGTTAATGATTTAGAGTCTGTAGATTTAGAAGATATAAGGAACACGTATATTAATTAG
- a CDS encoding DUF2318 domain-containing protein, whose amino-acid sequence MSKKNNVRNIEKRTLTKKNKKKADYRMVIISSMTGLIMVIAVIVALFSDKPVESNNTEKSQNQTVIEDVLTSGDLIIPKVEVTETAKFYPYKVDNVTMEVFAVKAKDGTIRTALNTCQICYASGRGYYLQEGDTFVCQNCGNVFDVDQIEKVRNGCNPVPVGEENKSDDGNNIVISENFMKEYKDLFLRWKK is encoded by the coding sequence ATGTCTAAAAAAAATAATGTAAGAAATATTGAAAAAAGAACGTTAACCAAGAAGAATAAAAAGAAAGCTGACTACAGGATGGTGATTATTAGCTCCATGACAGGTTTGATAATGGTTATTGCTGTTATAGTGGCATTGTTTTCCGATAAGCCGGTTGAGTCAAACAATACTGAAAAATCACAAAACCAGACCGTGATTGAGGATGTCCTTACCAGTGGTGATCTAATTATACCCAAGGTTGAAGTTACGGAAACTGCAAAGTTTTATCCCTACAAGGTAGACAATGTGACCATGGAGGTCTTTGCAGTAAAAGCTAAGGATGGTACAATCAGAACAGCCTTAAATACCTGCCAGATATGTTACGCCTCAGGCAGAGGGTATTACTTACAAGAGGGTGATACTTTTGTATGTCAAAACTGTGGAAATGTCTTTGACGTGGATCAGATAGAGAAGGTGAGAAATGGCTGTAATCCTGTACCGGTAGGTGAGGAGAACAAAAGCGATGACGGCAACAACATAGTGATTTCTGAGAATTTTATGAAAGAATATAAGGATCTCTTCTTAAGGTGGAAAAAATAA
- a CDS encoding pyridoxal phosphate-dependent aminotransferase, whose product MFSEKIVRNLERSSWIRAMFEEGNRLAKIHGRENIYDFSLGNPFGEPPVEVLESLKKHVLSGETGLHKYMSNTGYPDVCEKIAKSLEDESGISLSGKNIVMTVGAAGGLNVVFKSLLNEGEEVIAFAPYFVEYGSYVDNSGGRLVLVPAQTSDFQPNLEEVGKHITPKTKAIIINSPNNPTGVIYTEENLKKLNDIIGDKEKEYGSTIYIVSDEPYSKIIYDGTKMPSILSIFKNAIIVNSFSKSLGLAGERIGYIAASSNIENVDLLMKALTFCNRTLGFVNAPALFQRVVADSLDAKIDVEDYKAKRDFLYDNLIRLGFECTKPQGAFYMFPKALIPDDIEFAKIATKYNLLLVPGSGFGCPGYFRMSYCVEFDMIKRSIPAFEQLVKEFKK is encoded by the coding sequence ATGTTTTCAGAAAAGATTGTGAGGAATCTAGAAAGGTCTTCCTGGATAAGGGCTATGTTCGAGGAAGGCAATAGGCTTGCAAAAATACATGGCAGGGAGAATATTTATGACTTCAGCTTGGGAAATCCCTTTGGCGAACCACCTGTGGAAGTGCTGGAATCCCTTAAGAAACATGTGTTAAGCGGTGAGACTGGCTTGCATAAGTATATGAGCAATACCGGTTATCCGGATGTGTGTGAGAAAATAGCAAAAAGCCTGGAAGATGAAAGTGGGATAAGTTTAAGCGGTAAAAATATAGTGATGACAGTTGGAGCTGCCGGCGGACTGAATGTGGTTTTTAAATCCTTACTAAATGAAGGGGAAGAGGTCATAGCATTTGCTCCCTACTTTGTAGAATATGGGTCCTATGTAGACAATAGTGGAGGAAGGCTTGTGCTTGTTCCTGCACAGACCTCTGACTTTCAGCCTAATTTAGAGGAAGTGGGAAAACACATAACACCTAAGACCAAGGCCATTATTATAAATTCTCCTAATAACCCAACAGGAGTTATTTATACAGAGGAGAACTTAAAAAAACTTAATGACATTATTGGGGATAAGGAAAAGGAGTATGGAAGTACCATATATATAGTATCTGATGAACCCTACAGTAAAATAATATATGATGGTACAAAGATGCCCTCCATCCTAAGTATTTTTAAAAATGCAATAATAGTTAATTCTTTCAGTAAATCTCTAGGCCTTGCCGGTGAAAGAATTGGATACATTGCTGCCAGCAGCAATATCGAAAATGTTGACTTGCTGATGAAGGCCTTGACTTTCTGCAACCGTACCTTGGGTTTTGTAAACGCTCCAGCCTTGTTCCAAAGAGTCGTGGCTGATTCACTGGATGCTAAAATTGATGTGGAAGACTATAAGGCCAAAAGGGACTTTTTGTATGATAATCTCATTAGACTGGGCTTTGAATGTACAAAACCCCAAGGTGCCTTTTATATGTTCCCTAAAGCACTTATACCGGATGATATAGAATTTGCAAAAATTGCTACCAAATACAATCTTCTGCTGGTGCCTGGGTCCGGTTTTGGATGTCCCGGATACTTTAGAATGTCTTACTGTGTTGAATTTGATATGATAAAGAGGTCTATACCTGCCTTTGAGCAATTAGTTAAGGAGTTCAAAAAATAA
- a CDS encoding beta-mannosidase, whose translation MLIEKLNGTWKMRCIHDADYMNAVVPGSVYSDLLRNNKMEDPYYRDNELKALKLMEEDYEYCKSFDITKDMLNCEEIILHFDGLDTLADIYLNGYHMGFVNNMHRVWEFEVKKYLKDDDNELKIVFYSPTKFIREADDKIHIGGSEDAMRGFPQIRKAHCMFGWDWGPRLPDMGIWRDVALFGVCKGRIDGVYVRQEHNDGRVTLELQVDIARTEGKQNLRFYDRDNKAVRRGFSYEVTLVDPDGQEIIYGDSPKYIEIDKPQLWWPNGYGDQPLYKVKVTLMHGEEKLDFWEKRIGLRTMTACIEKDEYGESFAHEVNGIKIFAMGADYIPEDNILTRVTPQRTYELLKQCKDAHFNVIRVWGGGNYPYDTFWNACDELGLMVWQDFMFACANYNLTEEFEENIKAEFKDNIKRIRNHPSLALWCGNNEMEMFVDRGIWDLTPKLKSDYVKMYEYIIPKMVKEYDPQTFYWPASPSSGGGFDNPNDENRGDVHYWDVWHGNKPFTEYRKFFFRYVSEFGFQSFPSLKTIETFTEPEDRNIFSYVMEKHQRNDGANSKIMSYMGATYLYPNSFDTLIYASQLLQADAIRYGVEHFRRNRGRCMGTVYWQLNDCWPVASWASIDYYGRWKALHYYAKRFFAPLMLSCKEEGILTQNTNVNAEPYEVVKSIQLCVANESMQDEKVTVRWALRNNKAEIKREGSYEVVVEKLSSKWLDTVDMNDASLYEDYVSYEMLKDGQVISQGTVIFSVPKHFKFIDPQLSYRVEGDEIIVTAKSYARSVEIINEEDNMLLEDNYFDMNAGERRVKILKGKPVGIKLRSVYDIR comes from the coding sequence ATGCTTATTGAAAAACTGAATGGTACCTGGAAGATGCGCTGCATTCATGATGCAGATTATATGAATGCAGTTGTACCCGGCTCTGTTTACAGTGACTTGCTAAGGAACAATAAAATGGAGGATCCCTACTATAGGGATAATGAGCTAAAGGCTTTAAAGCTCATGGAAGAGGATTACGAATACTGCAAAAGCTTTGACATTACAAAGGATATGCTTAATTGTGAAGAAATTATCCTGCATTTTGATGGATTGGACACTCTTGCAGATATTTACTTGAACGGATATCATATGGGGTTTGTAAATAATATGCACAGAGTTTGGGAATTTGAAGTAAAGAAATATCTTAAAGACGATGACAATGAGTTAAAAATAGTTTTTTATTCTCCCACAAAGTTCATAAGAGAGGCGGATGATAAAATACACATTGGCGGTTCTGAAGATGCCATGAGGGGCTTTCCACAGATAAGAAAGGCTCACTGCATGTTTGGATGGGATTGGGGTCCAAGACTTCCGGATATGGGGATATGGAGAGATGTAGCACTCTTTGGTGTATGTAAAGGTAGAATAGACGGTGTCTATGTCAGGCAGGAGCATAATGATGGCAGGGTAACCCTTGAACTTCAAGTGGACATTGCAAGAACAGAGGGAAAGCAAAACCTGAGATTTTATGATAGGGATAATAAAGCAGTAAGACGTGGATTTTCCTATGAAGTTACCCTTGTTGATCCGGATGGACAAGAGATAATTTATGGGGATTCACCGAAGTATATTGAAATAGACAAGCCTCAGCTCTGGTGGCCCAATGGCTACGGAGACCAGCCTTTATACAAGGTAAAAGTAACCCTAATGCATGGTGAAGAAAAGCTGGATTTCTGGGAGAAGAGAATTGGTCTAAGAACCATGACAGCGTGCATTGAAAAGGACGAATACGGTGAGAGCTTTGCTCATGAGGTAAACGGTATCAAGATATTTGCTATGGGTGCGGATTATATACCGGAAGATAATATACTGACCAGGGTTACGCCACAAAGGACTTATGAGCTTTTAAAGCAGTGCAAGGATGCACATTTTAATGTAATCCGTGTATGGGGAGGCGGAAACTATCCTTATGATACCTTCTGGAATGCCTGTGATGAACTGGGACTTATGGTATGGCAGGATTTTATGTTTGCCTGTGCAAACTATAACCTCACAGAAGAATTTGAAGAAAATATAAAGGCCGAATTTAAGGATAATATCAAGAGAATCAGAAACCATCCTTCCCTGGCTCTTTGGTGTGGAAACAATGAGATGGAAATGTTTGTGGACAGGGGTATCTGGGATCTCACTCCGAAACTTAAGAGCGATTATGTAAAAATGTATGAGTACATCATTCCAAAGATGGTAAAGGAATATGATCCGCAGACCTTTTATTGGCCTGCAAGCCCATCTTCAGGTGGAGGCTTTGACAATCCAAATGATGAAAACAGGGGCGATGTACATTACTGGGATGTATGGCATGGGAACAAGCCTTTTACAGAGTATAGAAAGTTCTTTTTCCGATATGTATCGGAATTTGGCTTCCAGTCCTTCCCCTCACTTAAAACTATTGAAACTTTCACTGAGCCGGAGGATAGAAACATTTTCTCCTATGTTATGGAGAAACACCAAAGAAATGATGGGGCAAACAGCAAGATCATGAGCTATATGGGAGCCACCTACCTCTATCCAAACAGTTTTGATACCTTGATATATGCTTCTCAATTGCTGCAGGCAGATGCTATCCGTTACGGAGTTGAGCATTTTAGAAGAAACCGAGGCCGCTGTATGGGTACTGTTTACTGGCAGTTAAATGACTGCTGGCCGGTAGCCTCTTGGGCTTCCATAGATTATTACGGAAGATGGAAGGCTCTCCATTACTATGCCAAGAGATTCTTTGCACCGCTTATGCTGTCCTGTAAGGAAGAAGGAATCCTGACGCAGAATACAAATGTAAACGCAGAGCCATATGAAGTAGTGAAGTCCATCCAACTTTGCGTGGCAAATGAATCCATGCAGGATGAGAAGGTTACAGTAAGATGGGCTCTCCGCAATAACAAAGCTGAGATAAAAAGAGAGGGCTCTTATGAAGTTGTGGTGGAGAAATTATCCAGCAAGTGGCTTGACACCGTTGATATGAATGATGCCTCACTTTATGAGGACTATGTAAGCTATGAAATGTTAAAGGACGGCCAGGTAATTTCCCAGGGCACGGTAATATTCTCTGTACCAAAACACTTTAAATTTATTGACCCCCAGTTGAGCTACAGAGTAGAAGGTGACGAGATTATAGTTACAGCAAAAAGCTATGCAAGAAGTGTGGAAATAATAAATGAAGAGGACAATATGCTGCTTGAAGACAACTATTTTGATATGAATGCCGGTGAAAGAAGAGTAAAAATTTTAAAGGGAAAACCGGTGGGCATAAAGCTCAGAAGTGTCTATGATATCCGTTAA